A region from the Sandaracinus amylolyticus genome encodes:
- a CDS encoding alpha/beta hydrolase, protein MIASIKKRIVTPITATFDRAASRVIFGRSEQSKRRSAAESLGPIERHRRLDEIGAFYGTAQHVGDPDSFFPRIAADGLREQHVGRIGQDGTIVDLRWRSALAPLSSDPEVVRRLEERADVNHTAIVRLYAHLDRPRPTIVLLHGYLGGVFAIEEVAFPVRWMFERGLDVVLGVLPHHGPRGIRGRRPLLPHSDPRITIESFRHAIVDLRTLVSVLRDRGAPAVGAMGMSLGGYTSALLATVEPIDFVVPMIPLASIADFARDGDRLVGTATQRREQYDALEKAHCAVSPLARPSKVDPARALVIAGSGDRITPQSHAEKLAKHLDARLHLFDGGHLLQVGRDEGFREVARMLAREGWLEPRGGPRL, encoded by the coding sequence ATGATCGCGAGCATCAAGAAGCGAATCGTCACTCCGATCACGGCGACGTTCGATCGCGCAGCGTCGCGTGTGATCTTCGGCCGCAGCGAGCAGAGCAAGCGGCGCTCGGCCGCGGAGTCGCTCGGACCGATCGAGCGACACCGCAGGCTCGACGAGATCGGCGCGTTCTACGGCACCGCGCAGCACGTCGGCGATCCCGACTCGTTCTTCCCGCGCATCGCGGCCGACGGGCTCCGCGAGCAGCACGTCGGACGGATCGGCCAGGACGGCACGATCGTCGATCTGCGCTGGCGCAGCGCGCTCGCGCCGCTCTCGAGCGACCCCGAGGTGGTGCGGCGGCTCGAGGAGCGCGCGGACGTGAACCACACCGCGATCGTGCGGCTCTACGCGCACCTCGATCGCCCGCGCCCGACGATCGTGCTGCTGCACGGCTATCTCGGCGGCGTGTTCGCGATCGAAGAGGTCGCGTTCCCGGTGCGCTGGATGTTCGAGCGCGGGCTCGACGTCGTGCTCGGCGTGCTCCCGCACCACGGGCCGCGCGGGATCCGCGGTCGGCGCCCGCTGCTGCCGCACAGCGATCCGCGCATCACGATCGAGAGCTTCCGCCACGCGATCGTCGATCTGCGCACGCTCGTGTCGGTGCTGCGCGATCGCGGCGCGCCGGCCGTGGGCGCGATGGGCATGAGCCTCGGCGGCTACACGAGCGCGCTGCTCGCGACCGTCGAGCCGATCGACTTCGTGGTGCCGATGATCCCGCTCGCGTCGATCGCGGACTTCGCGCGCGACGGCGATCGCCTCGTCGGCACCGCGACGCAACGGCGCGAGCAGTACGACGCGCTCGAGAAGGCACACTGCGCGGTGAGCCCGCTCGCGCGCCCGTCGAAGGTCGATCCGGCGCGCGCGCTGGTGATCGCGGGCTCGGGGGATCGCATCACGCCGCAGTCGCACGCGGAGAAGCTCGCGAAGCACCTCGACGCGCGGCTGCACCTCTTCGACGGCGGGCACCTGCTCCAGGTCGGGCGCGACGAGGGCTTCCGCGAGGTGGCGCGCATGCTGGCGCGCGAGGGCTGGCTCGAGCCGCGCGGCGGACCGAGGTTGTGA
- a CDS encoding aminotransferase class V-fold PLP-dependent enzyme, giving the protein MRHHFALDPSITFLNHGSFGACPRVVLDAQRAIRDRMEAEPVRFFTREAPALIDAARERIAAFVGAHPEDLVFVRNATQAVSAVLASLPLEPGDELLTTDHAYGACKNALDFFAQKRGARVVVAHVPFPITHASQVTDAILAAVTPRTRVALIDHVTSPTGLVFPIADIVAALRERGVETLVDGAHAPGMLPLALDRLGAAYYTGNLHKWLCAPKGCAILHVRRDRQSDLHPSTISHGARSKRARPRLWEEFDWVGTDDPSPWICAPDALDAISSFLPGGIDALRARNRSLALFARDRLCETLGVAAPAPDDMIGSLAAVPLPTSSAPPPASAFEIDPLQDALFTRHQIEIPVFPHPAPPARLIRIACQIYVERADVERLCDALRNELAR; this is encoded by the coding sequence ATGCGTCACCACTTCGCGCTCGATCCCTCGATCACGTTCCTCAACCACGGCTCGTTCGGCGCGTGCCCGCGCGTCGTGCTCGACGCGCAGCGCGCGATCCGAGACCGCATGGAGGCCGAGCCGGTGCGCTTCTTCACGCGCGAAGCGCCCGCGCTGATCGACGCCGCGCGCGAGCGCATCGCCGCGTTCGTCGGCGCGCACCCCGAGGACCTCGTCTTCGTGCGCAACGCGACGCAGGCGGTCAGCGCCGTGCTCGCGTCGCTCCCGCTCGAGCCCGGCGACGAGCTGCTCACGACCGATCACGCCTACGGCGCGTGCAAGAACGCCCTCGACTTCTTCGCGCAGAAGCGCGGCGCGCGCGTCGTGGTCGCGCACGTGCCGTTCCCGATCACCCATGCGTCGCAGGTCACCGACGCGATCCTCGCCGCGGTCACGCCGCGCACCCGCGTCGCGCTGATCGATCACGTGACGAGCCCCACCGGCCTCGTCTTCCCGATCGCCGACATCGTCGCGGCGCTGCGCGAGCGCGGCGTCGAGACGCTGGTCGACGGAGCGCACGCGCCCGGGATGCTCCCGCTCGCGCTCGATCGCCTCGGCGCTGCGTATTACACGGGCAACCTGCACAAGTGGCTCTGCGCGCCGAAGGGCTGCGCGATCCTCCACGTCCGTCGCGATCGCCAGAGCGATCTCCATCCCTCGACGATCAGCCACGGCGCGCGCAGCAAGCGCGCTCGCCCGCGCTTGTGGGAGGAGTTCGACTGGGTCGGCACCGACGATCCGAGCCCGTGGATCTGCGCGCCCGACGCGCTCGACGCGATCTCCTCGTTCCTCCCCGGCGGCATCGACGCGCTCCGCGCGCGCAATCGCTCGCTCGCCCTCTTCGCGCGCGATCGCCTGTGCGAGACGCTCGGCGTCGCCGCGCCCGCGCCCGACGACATGATCGGCTCGCTCGCCGCGGTGCCGCTGCCCACCTCGAGCGCGCCGCCGCCCGCGTCGGCGTTCGAGATCGATCCGCTCCAGGACGCGCTCTTCACCCGGCACCAGATCGAGATCCCGGTCTTCCCCCATCCCGCGCCGCCCGCCCGTCTGATCCGCATCGCGTGCCAGATCTACGTCGAGCGCGCCGATGTCGAGCGACTGTGCGATGCGCTGCGCAACGAGCTGGCGCGGTGA